From the Synchiropus splendidus isolate RoL2022-P1 chromosome 3, RoL_Sspl_1.0, whole genome shotgun sequence genome, the window cgtttgatcacctGACATTTCGacttaattattttttttatactgtGGCGACGCTCATTTCAGCCGACaatgtggcggaaaccctgctcTTTATTTTTGAATCAACAATTACAATGAAACCTTTGATCTCAAACAGGAAGCATCACCCTTCATATTTATTGAATCGATCCAGTGTTCCGCCTGTGCAAGCCTGTGTTGCCGTCTAGTTTGTTAACAAGACACAGCACAGCTTTTCTGTCGTGTGAATATTTATGTTGGATGAAAGTTGTTGCCCAGAGCCATCCAAGTCATCCAGGTCATGACTTAGTGCCTACTTTATGTACGTTCAGAGTGTTGGACTGGCAGAGGTATTTTGGGTGTGTAACCTGGTCTTAGTGTTATTGTGACAGATGTGCTCCTGTTGTCTCTCAGTTAAATGCGGACTGTCTGGACGATATGCCCCTGGACTATGACCTGGCTCTGGGAGGGGTCGGGGGAGTTGGCGCCTTGGCTCTGGAAGCTGTTGTGTCTGGGGCGTCCAGCGACGGCACACTTAGCGAGGGTGGATCTTCAGTGGTGCTTGACCCGGGAGTGAGACGAGTGGGACTTCCACAGGACTTCCAAGACGCTGACACTCTGAGAGACAGTCCTGTGACGGCCACCACTGATACACACACCGGTAAGACCTGTCAACTTGAGAAGAGGTGCATGCGCAGAAATGAGTGGTGTGATGGTGTCACCTAGTGGTTGTCTGCATGATCTTTCCCTTCCCAAtatccctcttctcctcccccaGGTGAGCACGAGCCAATGGCCAGCAGTGCGTCTGTCGCCTCCTTTGTTATCGCTGTGGAAACTGGTCTGTCAGATGAGGAGGGGTCCACTGAACATTCTCATTTGGGAGAGAAGTCCTGAGAGAAAACTGCGATGACACAGTGCCAGCTTAAACTTCTAAGACTTGTCAAGATCTCGACAGGAAGCAGGGTAAACGGGAGCCACCAGATCAGATGGTTGCCTAGAGGTTGGAATAAGCCTGGAATGGACATGGATGCAGatcttcctcctccctgctgcgTCTCATTTCCACCATATTTGGCCAGAACTTCGATTTCAAAATTTTCAATGCGACCTGAAATGACCACGCTGATTTTGCACGACATATTCTTCTGGTCTGTCCTTCGCACTAATGAgaaaagtgacttttttttccctccttccattttaatttcctctttatttaattgttattttGGTGCTCATGCTCAATAAGCTGTTACACAATAATGCAAgtgacttttttaaaattcctttgtttctgttgtggttGCATTAACTCCTGTTCTGCCCCCATGCTGGTTTGGTTCAGCTGTGGTTGAAGCTCAGAAATGTGTAGGCCTGTCTAAAGGCAGTCCATAATTcacttaaatgtgtttttaatggaagattcgatgtctttttttaaacctaAGGGAATGACAAAGCCTTCAGTAGGGTTGCGGCTGTGCCCAAGAATAATTCAAGCTAAATTTAGCATATTGACGTTGGTCCTTGACCATCTTAATTTCTTGTTctacgttttttgttttttactttattttgctcttagaaacattttaaaacctcTTCCCATGCATTAAGTGGTTTCCAAAAattctgttttgtattttacatttgtttggagaaaatgtgttttgacctTACAACCATTTAATTTAACTTTTAAAAGTGACTGCCCTCTTTGTAAATCAGTTTGACTGCTTTATCAATGTGTGACAATCATAAGATGCTGTATTGAGGCCGCCCCAATTCCAATACTTTATACTGTAGGTACTGTGCACGTTTGAAGAAAGAAGACTTTGAAGCTTATTGTGAATTATTCGGCCAACACCTGCCCTATTATGCCATTGTACAATCAGTACTcaagtgttttaaaatgtttggtcGGAAATGTTTTTGAGATCCAAGTGGTTTAGAACCCATTGTCAGCATGAAATTTCTCAAGTTAAAAACAAACTATGTGACAAGAACTTAACAAGCTTCCTGTTCGTGACGGCTCTCGACAGTTACAcgtgtaaatatataaatgtgtttctCAAGTTCACATCGCTGCATGGCATCGGTGTTGGTCTGCCGAAGTGCGAAATACTGTTGAGCTGCGTCGCCGCCTCACTGACACGGAGTTTCCTGAAGCAGAGAGATAAAGATTGTCGTCTATTTTGATACCAGAgaagacatttatttttgtaacaaAGGCATTCAGCGGTGAAGACTGACTCCCTCCTCCCTGACCTGCAGCCTGCTGATTCTCGGTGTGATTGAGTTGTGATCAGGCCCGTTTCCCTGTTGATTATTTGTAATTTGTATATAGATTGTATACTGGGGACCTGGATCACCTGAACCCAATGGGAGTTTGGTATTGTTGATGTAGCCTGGTTTCAAATCAAACGTTGTTTGACAAAgattccatttttttgttttcttcctttgtttttcttttttccttcttttttttttttttttgcacttgtgTCCTGATGTTTCTTTGTGCCAGTCTCTGTAAGTTAAATGATTCTCTTCACACCATGTCAGgacaaaacacaataaatatgtgttgtctgtttcttttttgaaTGTGGAGCTCATTACTTACTACTTACTATCGCTGCGCAACAGTTTCCCTTGATCTGCAGTCGGCAAGTAAATACACATAAAACACAATGGTCTTATAGTCTTTTATAATGCTAAAATGTAAACTTAAATTTGGTACAAGTCCTGTTAGCATTGACATATTCCAGGAGCTGTTTTTGTGGCTTAAGTGTATTGTAGTATAAGGTTACTGGTTTGCTAAATAAATATGCTGCAGAATGCAATTCAGCATCttttgcaaataaaacaaaaaaaaatgaaaatgtttatagcaAAAGAATGTTTAAACATCAGTTTAACTTGGTTTGTTTGGATTAAACTCGATTCAGATCGCTAACTTGGCTGCACTGCTAGcaaacagaaatgacaaaagcaAATTGGTACACAAACATTTCTAAAATGTTTCATTCCAAAAAAGGATAAAAGAGAAATACGAGTGGAAAAATTGGTAGAACAGTAATAAAAACACGTATTTGTGTCTTAACAGTAGTTTATTAAATGTAGCAGAGGTAATTGTTATGCGTATGCGTTGATTCAGTTTAGACAGATAATGCCATaatacagagacacacacaataACTATTACATCAAATAACAGTAGCTACCTAGTTGATCCTACAATATTTTAAAAGGATGACGTCACAACACTGGCTTTGTACTGTGGCCTTCAGTCAGGATTTGAGGTTTCGCTGTAAAAACAGATGACGCTGTTAAGCAACTGTAAAAACAATGCGGTAAAAGAAGACATTTTGATGGCGCTTGGTGGGCTGCgtggttcatgaaacagtggccgcATTTTCATAGCTAAGTAGCTGGCcctcttgttttaaaaaataatgtgagatCTCAATGAAAAGGTTGATCCAATTCTAAGATCTTGTCACAAAcagtgtcatctagtgggctgtgaagaTGAAGACACTGTCTTGAAGCCACAGAAGCCCATCACTAAACCTGAGCCTTCATGAGGAGGCACTTACCGTCGAGCCTTAGTCAGTGGGGGAGTCTGAGCTGGAAGACAAACCAAAACCACTTCATatgacaatgtttttattttggaatacgtctcagcagtgacagcctggtgaggcttcatgaaacagagtcctcattctcaggagctcagcaggtggcgccctcagttttaaaataataaggtttcattgaaatggtcgcTGAAATCcacagattttagagcagagagtgccatctggtgggctctgaaaatgtggacccTACTTCATGAAGCCTGAATCCCACCTCTGTCTCTAGCATACTGTGTAttaggggtctcaaaccggtcctgAAAGGGCCACAGTCTGAAGACTGCAATAGTGTCAGGCTGGTGCTGCTTGCTTCTGATTggtgaaactgtgtgtgtgtttggttggaacagaaACCTGGACCCCCTGCTGTATATGTTACCTCTTGGTTTCTCGCCTGGCTTCAGCAAACTTGTGTCTCAACAGGAAAGAGGCCACAGCTTCTGCGACCTGTATTTACACCAAAGATGAGCTTGAACTACCTCTATTACCAAAAGGTTCAGCCACAACTTTACTCAAAATGTGTCTCCTCTTACTTTGTCCGGCGTGTCTTCTTGCACCGCATGTCCACATGGTGGAAGCACCTGCATCATGAATTTACCTAGTCAAAGACAACAGCAGCCTCTTACTGGCTCGAACACATCCAGACACATACACTATTTGTTACAGTTGATCCTCAACAGGCAGCCTGAGCTGTCACTTCCAGCACGGTTGACTGACAGAAGCAGATGTCTCAGAAGAAGAGCTGCTGTCTCCGTCTGCATGGACTGAGGGAACTGGAGGCAAAATGTCAAAGCCTCCCGGTATCAAAGACCAAGTTAAAAGTATTCAGTGATTTGTCAAtaaaacagcaacagaaaacaGCGAGCAACACGTGCAGATCTGGCGATGGTATCATTGATATCACAGATCGCTGGCCCTGCTCTTGCCAGCGTTTCTAATTATCATTTCAAATAGAGCAACATCAAAAAGGCAAACATCAAAAAAGAGAGGCTTTTAACCGGAAGACCGCGACATTAGGGATGACAAATCAAAGGACATGCACAAACTGTCAAGAATCAATTGATCCCTAAACCAGGATTGCCATGACCACGGCTCTGCTGAATACTGAGTCTCACCTTGCATCTGCCCGATGGTCAGATCTCTGTCCAGCCGATCAATTCCTGGAAACACAGTCAGTACGAAGGCGTGAACAAAAATGTATACACCGACGGAAATATTTGCAAGTTGAAGTGACATCAAGGTCTTTACGGCACTTTATGTCAGACTTGATCGGTTGCCATCCTTCTATACGTACCGGCCAGCAGCAGAAGTTTGGGGAGGTTGCAGGCCAGGAAGAGGTTGGAGGTTCCACGAAACCACCCATCCCAGTACTTTTCCGATTTTGAAAGGTCAATGCGCCATTTATAGACGCTCTATTGGGCAAGCCAAAGCACAAAATCACACTAGCACTTCAACATGCAAAGGCGAGGTCATGAGCTCGGCGGGGTGGTGTCCACACCTGCGGGCCGCTCAGGCTCTCTTCGCATGCTGCATTTTCCTTGTCATTGACGTAGGTTTGATCGTAGAACTCTTCGTTGCGCTCCACCACCACATCAGGCACCGGACTGGGCTGTTCCAGGGGgtcggcctcctccacctcacaccTATATAATCCACAGCTTAGAGACGCTCAAGAACCTTCAAAGGTTGAGAGTTGAAAAGCCGTACCTTTTGATCTGACCGACCATTGAGACACGAGCCGACTCCAGGTTCCTGATTTGTCCACTCTTCACACTAtaaatggttgaaaaaaaaaagatcatacTTCATAGAAATCTCATGAATAATCTTTACTATTCTATTAAATAGTATAGTTTAATCTCAGAACTCCTTTTTCCCCTTTGGCCACATCTTATGTAATGCCTGTGATAATGTTTCTTGTGTTCATCACCACGAGACTTGGGATTTCTCTGGAAGCTGCGTTACATAAAAGCCAAGAAGGCAAGCCTCTGTATTTGCCTCTGGCCAAGACTGCAGGAGGATTTGTCCTCAACAGAGGCTAGTAGGGACTGTGGAAGTTTGCAACTCTCACCTCCACTCTATGGCATGGTCCATTGACTTGAAGGACTTGGGTCTTCCCTTCAGGAAGTTCTGTATGCTGTGGAGTGCTTCCATGGCACTGCCTGCACCGGGAAGAGAGCAGCTAAGTTCAATGGAGACACAATACAGCTGAGGTGAACTTGGTTACCTTCCACCACATCGATGGCCACCAGCCCCACCGTAGTTGGCAGCAGCATGTTACTGGCTGTGTGCACTGCGATCGCACCGCCAACACCGTGGCCGATCAAGACCAGCGGTGGAGGTGCCTCACCGTAGCAGGCGCGGACCACATTAGCCACGTCGCTAGTCACACGAAACATCAAAGATACATTATAATTCTTCGATCATGTCTACATTTCATACCTGGACATCGTGAGGGTGGAAAAGTCCTCCGACTGACGGACAACAGTGGACCCTACACCGACGAAAACAAGCAGTCAGAAAATGCACCACTACTAGTGTAAAAAAGAGATTCTACAGTATTTCTCACCGTGACCCCTGAGGTCCATGGCCAACACCCGGCACTTCACCTTGCTTGCAATAGCTGTCTGTAAAGGCAGAAGCACCGTCGTGAGAAACCTGCCATAAAGCCGATCTATCCTTCAGCTCCTGGAAAAACCTGACCGTGAAGACGGCCCAGGACAGAGCTGAGTGTCCTCCTCCGTGGAGAAGGACCAGCAGCGGGCCCTCAGTCCCAGCCTTGTAGACCCTGAAGACATCTCCAGTCTCCGCAGGCGCCACATCTTCCATCTGGTCGAAGTACTCCTGCCATGACACTGGCGAGTAGTCCAGCATCTGGCCAACCTCCCTGGTCGGCATGCAGACAGACAGGAACACACTCATTGTTTACACCTGACTGGTCGCCATATTGAGTCAACTTTGTAAATGGCATCGATGCCATATTGCGTTTAAGAGATGAAGATGACTTACTGCTCTGTTTCACAGTTCTCCTCCCACATCTCACCTACTGTCTTCAGCCTTTCTACAAGGA encodes:
- the LOC128756216 gene encoding protein phosphatase methylesterase 1-like translates to MWEENCETEQEVGQMLDYSPVSWQEYFDQMEDVAPAETGDVFRVYKAGTEGPLLVLLHGGGHSALSWAVFTTAIASKVKCRVLAMDLRGHGSTVVRQSEDFSTLTMSSDVANVVRACYGEAPPPLVLIGHGVGGAIAVHTASNMLLPTTVGLVAIDVVEGSAMEALHSIQNFLKGRPKSFKSMDHAIEWSVKSGQIRNLESARVSMVGQIKRCEVEEADPLEQPSPVPDVVVERNEEFYDQTYVNDKENAACEESLSGPQSVYKWRIDLSKSEKYWDGWFRGTSNLFLACNLPKLLLLAGIDRLDRDLTIGQMQGKFMMQVLPPCGHAVQEDTPDKVAEAVASFLLRHKFAEARRETKSSDSPTD